From the Chelonoidis abingdonii isolate Lonesome George chromosome 4, CheloAbing_2.0, whole genome shotgun sequence genome, the window GGTGAATTTTTCAAaatgggcctaagtgacttaggagtttgagtctcatttttaaaggtgacttcacacttttgaaagtgggactAAGGATCTTAAGTTACACaggcattttttaatatttttctctgtgtGACTTGCACTTAGGATCAGAGAGGATGTGTCTGGCAGAGGTgcgaattgaatccagatcttctgagacccagtccagtgccttaactaccAGACTTATCCTTCCACTCTAATTAGACTGATGTAGATTTTGTGTATCAATGTAGTAATAACGTAACAGTAATATCCAGGGTACAGGGTTGGCATTTAACATAATAATTAGACTGGGGTGTTTCGCTGAGAAAAAGAGCTAGATTAATACATCTATAACtaaatactgtacctgttctGCTCTTGTGTTGACAGTTCTGGGTCCCTCAAGTTCTCTCTTTATTCACAGAACAGCATCACCAGCAGCAGAGTAAGTTTCCCTGCCATACTGTTCCTAAAAGGACCACATCCTGGGGTAAGAGTTCAATCTCTAGGCTTCCAGTCCTTTGCTTCTGCAATAGGTTCCAGTTCTGGTGATTGATATCTGTCATACAGAACATTTTCCACTGTGAAATAGACCCAAAACTTACCCAACTCATTCAACACCTACAGTACCACTCACTCATCATCAATCCACCCATCTTCAAACTCTCTCACTCATCTGACTACTGCCTTACAGAGACAGTATATTACTgtcaatatcttttactggaccaacagtCAGGTCTTTGTGTAGCCCTGTGTAGCTTGaggcttgtctcttccaccaacaaaagttggtcaaaaaaaaagatattacctcacccaccttgcctctgtaATATCCTGAGATCAACATGGCTACTACAACACTGTCTGCCCTCTCCCAGCCACCTTCTCACTAATCCAAAATCCCACATTTCTACTTGCTCATTTGACTGCCCACTGACTCACCCATTTGTCCACCTTCTCAACTTCCTACACAACCATCTATTCCGTAGCTCCTTCTTACACCAACAATACGCTCACCCATCTATCAATTCAACAGTTTAGTAACACATCCAATTGTCCAGTACAACTCATAGAGACTCCCATCCAGTTACAAACCAAATCACCCTTCCAATCACCTATTCATTTACATCCGTTTATTCATGCAGCCACGCACTTACTCACCTACCATCCAATAGATCCACCCAATCGCCAATTTAGAGAATATACCAAATACAATGGGATACATTTTGGAAAACATCCAAATTATCGGATGCATAAGACTGAACTGAGCACTCAGTTGTTTTGTTATCTGCCTGTCACTATACAAACCATTTTAAGCAAACCCCAGAGAAAAGTTTGTTACCTTCTTTAGGTAGAAAGTTGAATGTTTGTGAATATATATCACTGAGGCCCAAATCTCAAAACAGTATGCATGCAGAAATATGTATGCATTTGCATGCTTTGTACACAGAATTATGTCTGAGCATTAAATAgttcattttctctttattaatCTTTCAGCAGGTATCAGAAATGGGAACACTGGAAGAGAAAAATTGTACCGTAGCAACCCAGTTCATTCTCATGGGATTCACAGATGGGTCAAAGCTGCAAGTCATCTACTTTGTGTTGTTTTTAGTGATCTATGTTATCACCCTGGTGGGGAATCTCGGGATGATCATTTTGATTAGGATCAGTTCCCGACTACACactcccatgtacttcttcctgtgTAATTTATCTGTTGTCGATATCTGCTATTCATCTGTTGTCACCCCAAAGATGCTGGCGAACTTCTTAGCACAGAGCAAAGCCATTTCCTATTCTGGGTGTTTGGTTCAACTCTATTTTTTTATTATCTGGCTCAGCTCTGAGTGCCTGCTTCTGGCTGTGATGGCGTATGACCGCTATGTGGCCATCTGCAAACCACTGCTTTACTCAGCAGTTATGTCCCATAAAGTTTGTGTCCCATTGCTGGCTAGCTCCTATTGCACTAGTTTCATGAGTGCTATGATTACTGCATGTTTAATTAGCAGGTTAACATACTGTGGCTCCAACTTCATCAACCATTTTTTCTGTGACACCCCTCCACTGCTAGCTCTGTCATCTTCCGATAGCTCCATCGCTGAAAATATCATTTCTATTTTAGCTGGTTTCACCAGTGTCAGCTCCCTCCTGATAATCCTCTTCTCTTACCTGTACATCCTGGGTGCAATCCTGAGGATCCACTCTGTCGAGGGCAGGCACAAAGCCTTCAACACTTGTGCCTCCCACCTGACGGCTGTCACCATGTTTTATGGGACTCTGATCTTTACATACTTACGTCCCAACACCAGCTACTCACTGGGCCAAGACCAGGTGGCCTCAGTGTTCTACACAGTGGTGATCCCCATGCTGAACCCTCTGATttacagcctgaggaacaaagagGTGAAGGATGCTCTGAGGAGATCACTGGGGAGGGGTAGTGTTTTGAAGATGAATGCATTTATTAAAATGACTAGAAAAGAATAGCAAACACATTCATCTCCTTTCTTTATTTTTCGAGGAATGTAGCTGAGACGGCTTCTCTCTCAAGTGCTCTTTACATAGGCATTGTAAGTAATAACCACATCTCATAGAAATGCTCACTTAAAGCTAGGCATGAAATCACTGACTTTAAATTAGTTTTGGAGGCCCACATGTGCTCACTTTAACAGTCTGTAAGGTTCTCGAATGCTACGGTGATGAGCACTGTATAAGAACAAAGATAGATAGATGAAGAGGCAGACAAATAGTATTAGAAGTACTTATCACAGAATGATAATTTGGTATGTGTGAGAGAAGAAACATTTGTACTTTAAATTCCAGTATCAGTCAAGTCATATGGCAGAATGGCACAGAGTAAATGGAacataatgtgtttttaaaaaaggaacacagTGTGTAGCTACATATACGATTGGTGTAATAACCGGACAGCAAACCCTGAGATCAGCAGTCCCTGACGTCCCTTTCCCCAAACATGCTATTATTGTGTCTGATGCTCTCAGGGGTTTACAGccatgcaggaggcactaggCACTTTGCAGCATCTGTTGCATTGTTATTGCTCCATTAACCCCCAAACTATAAATAGTATAAGTGTCTCCTTTGAACCTCAGGAGAGAGAAACGCCCCCAGATTATAAATCACTTGTTGATGGAAAGGTCATGGATGAAAGTTTAAATCTGGGAACTGTGCCACAGATCTGTGTAACTGACCCAAATACAAAGAGACTAGTTCAGTGGGACTGTGGAAATGAATTACATCAACCACTTATGTCCTCATTCATTAGAGGTGTCTGTATTATATTGCACAATATAGAATGGAATAACCTTAGCTATTCAAAGAACAGGGATGCTTGTACAATAACTGACTTGAACTGTACACTAATTTCTCACATCAACACTGCAATGCCCTCTGATAGGTTAGGGGCTCTTGTTTTGCATAATAACTGAATTGTTATTTCTTAGAAGCCTCCAAACATGCAAATCCCTGTGCTCTGACTGGCTGAGGGTCATTATTCTCTCTACAGCATAACCACCATTCAAGTTATTTCTCAAGGGCTATGAAGTAATTACACAACTCCTTCCTTTGTGTTTGGCTGCTGCCCACAGCAAATGTAGCCATTTCACCTGTGCAACCTCCTTCTCCTGCTACCCCATGTAGCCCCTGATATCAAATGCAATTTAATTTAGAATGGAATTGTTCTTGAAGGGATAGATCTTTTTTAGATGGCATATAAGCAGCCCTCTTCAGAACTCTGAGAGACACCATGTCTGCAAGGACACTGAGAAATTTGGGGCTGGGCCTTACAATCACAGTATAACCCTATACAACTACGTACTTGTACTTCTGTAGTATTGGCTGCAGCTGAAAGGATGTAAAACCAATATTGCTATTACACAGAAATAGAGGAAAAGATGAAGATTTTGATTTGGTAACAGCATTTGATAGCTAGGCCAGGGATAGAAAATAGCAGGGGTTCAACTCTTTCTGCTGTTCAACCTCAACTACTACATGaaactctctcttgctctctctctggtctGATTATCATATATGTGCCCACTGCAGACCTTTCTGCACTTTCGTCTGAAGCAACTAGTGCTGACCACTGTTGGAGTCAAGAAGCTGGATTGGATGGGCTACTGGTCTCACCAAGATTGGCAGTTCCTATATTCTTGTATCCTACCCCCAGTGGTTTTTCTTATGATTGATATAAACAGGAAAAGTTGTTATGACAGTTTAACTGCCACTCCTGAACGACCTGTACTCCCTCATCCACTCAATGCACGACAACCTACTCAGTAGtttcagagagaaagaaaaagagggagTTTAGGCAGCAAAAATCTAATTACCCAAAGTGGGATCTGCTAAGTGTATCCCAACTCTAGATAAAGTGCAGGTGGATCTTTAATGACCCATCATGATGGGGTCTCAATATCACAGGGAAGGGAGTGTTCCAAATGCATACCAACAAATGGATGATCACAAGTTGCCAGCATTTGGGTTTTATTTCTCATCTCACCCCTCACTAAGTCACTAACATCATCCTGGGTTTTCCCAAGAACTGGAAAGGTCATGGATGAAACTTTGCCTCTATTCATAGCTGCAGGAAATTACGGGGGAGAGAGGGGattcagacaataattatttaatggtcagtagacattgagattcaaaaagttaaagcttaaTTGCTGGTAagacacaaattgtcaatattacatgtcaaaatatacaaagtaaatatcaaaCAGTAATAAGTTTTCAAACAGCACTTTTCTTACTTTGTCAACCTGTAAATTTAgattattgatgaaaatatttttagttagTTTCTGTGTGAAATCAGCATttgctgataaaaatctaatctttcttAGGTTAGCTAGATCCAACTTGCTTATGTAT encodes:
- the LOC116833495 gene encoding olfactory receptor 5F1-like gives rise to the protein MGTLEEKNCTVATQFILMGFTDGSKLQVIYFVLFLVIYVITLVGNLGMIILIRISSRLHTPMYFFLCNLSVVDICYSSVVTPKMLANFLAQSKAISYSGCLVQLYFFIIWLSSECLLLAVMAYDRYVAICKPLLYSAVMSHKVCVPLLASSYCTSFMSAMITACLISRLTYCGSNFINHFFCDTPPLLALSSSDSSIAENIISILAGFTSVSSLLIILFSYLYILGAILRIHSVEGRHKAFNTCASHLTAVTMFYGTLIFTYLRPNTSYSLGQDQVASVFYTVVIPMLNPLIYSLRNKEVKDALRRSLGREVLITE